The following proteins are encoded in a genomic region of Takifugu rubripes chromosome 21, fTakRub1.2, whole genome shotgun sequence:
- the LOC115247538 gene encoding homeodomain-interacting protein kinase 2-like, whose protein sequence is MSSQIRTAEDNLVPGDIIVTKCHTYEVQSFLGEGSFGKVVKCVRSKDDKTVAVKVLKKEGRYHDQAKSELNALLKIKDLDLDKCSLVQNYSSFVHKGFYCLVFEYLEQTLSAFMIARSYQPLPLKSIRLIVQQLATALQTLRSIGLMHTDIKMDNVMLVNHRLQPFKVKLIDFGLARSVSAVVKGVTIQPLCCRSPEVFLGLPLTEAIDMWSLGCLCARLYLGVRLYYGKNEYEMMKSIVMTQGQPPTTMLRAGLRTHLFFKKCHGTSWKLKTPGEYSKEAGQLRMDTKRMNLVLKSLDDICHISSFKEKERMERIVFVDMLKKMLHLNPIRRIKPSHLLLHQFLTGFHPHYTRNSE, encoded by the exons ATGTCATCACAAATAAGGACAGCAGAAGATAACTTGGTGCCTGGCGACATCATCGTTACAAAGTGCCACACCTACGAGGTTCAGTCCTTTCTAGGAGAGGGTTCATTTGGCAAAGTTGTCAAGTGTGTCAGATCAAAGGACGACAAAACTGTAGCAGTCAAAGTATTAAAGAAAGAAGGGCGGTACCACGATCAAGCAAAGTCGGAA CTCAATGCCCTGCTCAAGATCAAAGATTTGGATCTAGATAAATGCAGCCTCGTCCAGAATTACTCTTCCTTTGTGCACAAGGGATTTTACTGCCTGGTCTTTGAGTACCTGGAACAAACTCTTTCTGCCTTCATGATAGCTCGATCATATCAACCTTTGCCTCTGAAGTCAATCAGATTGATTGTCCAGCAG CTTGCAACAGCCCTTCAGACGTTGAGGAGCATCGGCCTCATGCACACTGACATCAAGATGGATAATGTGATGTTGGTCAACCATAGATTGCAGCCATTCAAAGTCAAGCTCATCGACTTTGGCCTGGCAAGGAGCGTGTCAGCGGTCGTGAAGGGGGTCACCATTCAGCCCCTGTGTTGCAG GTCTCCAGAGGTCTTTTTGGGTCTTCCTCTGACAGAGGCCATTGACATGTGGTCGCTGGGCTGTTTGTGTGCAAGATTATACCTCGGGGTTCGGCTCTACTATGGGAAAAATGAGTATGAAATG ATGAAGTCCATCGTGATGACACAAGGTCAGCCTCCCACCACAATGCTGAGAGCAGGACTCAGAACTCACCTTTTCTTTAAGAAATGCCACGGTACTTCCTGGAAACTAAAG ACTCCAGGAGAATACAGCAAAGAGGCCGGGCAGCTCCGGATGGACACCAAGAGGATGAACTTAGTGCTGAAGTCTCTAGATGACATctgccat ATCTCTTCGTttaaggaaaaggaaagaatggAGCGAATTGTTTTTGTGGATATGCTGAAGAAAATGCTTCACCTTAACCCCATAAGACGCATTAAGCCAAGCCACCTTTTGCTTCATCAGTTTTTGACTGGCTTTCACCCCCACTACACACGGAACAGTGAATAA